In one window of Hemiscyllium ocellatum isolate sHemOce1 unplaced genomic scaffold, sHemOce1.pat.X.cur. R8, whole genome shotgun sequence DNA:
- the LOC132809165 gene encoding uncharacterized protein LOC132809165, with protein sequence MRTLCLFLLVLLTIPMSDAAALDNRALSLIVLRFDNAAGRQPTNYGRKHFAFLLALPASQCREIDRHVEKNDRILLNSFITDDVDIFLKYPGGNYLAVFQNSGSRCPESKLLNPTSINGNHTMAQLFQTLLTNRTQHNNQPVGCIILYTTYSPCQDDCFSNTGNCEIIPALQSSPFRDIWTEPDIHKYFVFSKIFANDADQSRHQEIREKLAAVENTGFHVRRCDGKGRFMCRECSAPEYCIE encoded by the exons ATGCGgacactctgcctgttcctgttggtGCTGCTCACAATCCCCATGTCAGATGCAGCTGCACTGGATAACCGTGCCTTGTCTCTCATTGTCCTTCG TTTCGACAATGCAGCTGGGCGCCAGCCGACCAATTATGGGAGAAAACACTTCGCCTTCCTGTTGGCTTTACCTGCTTCCCAGTGCAGAGAGATCGACAGACATGTAGAAAAGAACGACAGGATATTATTGAATTCTTTCATTACCGACGATGTTGACATTTTCCTTAAATACCCAGGTGGAAATTACCTCGCTGTCTTCCAGAACAGCGGCAGTCGTTGCCCAGAAAGTAAATTGCTGAACCCCACCTCGATCAACGGGAACCACACCATggctcagcttttccaaactctgctgacTAACAGAACCCAGCACAATAACCAGCCAGTGGGCTGTATCATTCTCTACACCACCTACAGCCCATGTCAAGATGACTGTTTCAGTAACACGGGGAATTGTGAGATCATCCCTGCCTTGCAAAGTTCCCCATTTCGGGACATATGGACTGAACCAGACATTCACAAGTATTTTGTCTTCAGCAAAATATTTGCCAATGATGCAGATCAGAGCCGACATCAGGAAATCCGGGAAAAGCTGGCTGCAGTGGAGAATACCGGGTTTCATGTCAGAAGGTGTGATGGAAAAGGCCGATTCATGTGTCGAGAATGCTCCGCACCAGAATACTGCATCGAATAG